In a genomic window of Synechococcales cyanobacterium T60_A2020_003:
- a CDS encoding DUF3288 family protein, giving the protein MADSNLQDQQHPQWAGDRRIVDNLLAGEATDFNLAELARLRIRYQGFPGAKDIQQDLDKVLNQWQLTEDELFAKTRQLHQGQHVYHTKDSRQEDWS; this is encoded by the coding sequence CCGATTCTAACCTTCAAGATCAGCAGCATCCCCAATGGGCAGGCGATCGCCGGATTGTTGACAATCTGCTTGCAGGCGAGGCCACGGATTTTAACCTGGCAGAACTTGCCCGTCTTCGTATCCGTTACCAGGGCTTTCCGGGTGCAAAGGATATTCAACAGGACTTAGATAAGGTGCTCAACCAGTGGCAGCTAACCGAGGACGAGTTATTTGCGAAAACCCGGCAGCTCCACCAAGGGCAGCACGTTTACCACACCAAGGATTCACGCCAAGAAGACTGGAGCTAA